The Sulfolobales archaeon genome contains a region encoding:
- the rpoA2 gene encoding DNA-directed RNA polymerase subunit A'' has protein sequence MPAPRSRETLAKRVSSKCSYLPQKIVNELVDKALEKGLTDEEIERVVDLACAEYRGNLIEPGEPVGTVTAQSIGEPGTQMTLRTFHYAGVREFNVTLGLPRLIELVDARKIPSTPITYIYLDEEHRYDPEKAKEVARRIEFTRVENVVSSIYVTAGSIVLELDPEIMSDKGVSLEQVKNVLKKYGDVEVINENPPTISVNVGVIDLMKLQKIRDRILKAKIKGIKGIKRVIIQKRGDEYMLLAEGVNLKAILKVRGVDPYRTYSNDIHEIEKVLGIEAARTLLIREMMNVLMEQGLDVDIRHVMLVADIMTRNGTVRQIGRHGVTGEKESVLARAAFEVTVKHLLDAAAKGEVDELAGVAENIIVGQPIHVGTGKVNIYMRPYIIPRGGGGQ, from the coding sequence ATGCCAGCGCCTAGATCTAGGGAGACTCTTGCTAAGAGGGTCTCCTCTAAATGCTCATACCTACCCCAGAAGATAGTTAACGAGCTCGTGGACAAGGCCTTGGAGAAGGGGCTAACGGATGAGGAGATCGAGAGGGTTGTGGATCTAGCGTGTGCTGAGTATAGGGGCAATCTCATCGAGCCTGGAGAGCCTGTGGGGACTGTGACGGCTCAGAGCATTGGAGAGCCTGGAACCCAGATGACCCTTAGAACATTCCACTATGCAGGTGTTAGAGAGTTCAACGTAACCCTTGGCCTTCCAAGGCTTATAGAGCTTGTCGATGCTAGGAAGATCCCCTCAACACCTATAACATATATCTATCTTGATGAGGAGCATAGATATGATCCTGAGAAGGCTAAGGAGGTTGCTAGGAGGATAGAGTTTACAAGGGTGGAGAATGTGGTGTCATCTATATATGTAACAGCAGGCTCTATAGTTCTCGAGCTAGATCCTGAGATAATGAGTGATAAGGGTGTCTCGCTTGAACAGGTTAAGAATGTCTTGAAGAAATATGGAGATGTTGAGGTGATTAACGAGAACCCTCCAACGATATCTGTGAATGTAGGTGTTATAGATCTTATGAAGCTCCAGAAGATAAGGGATAGAATTTTGAAAGCCAAGATCAAGGGGATAAAGGGTATTAAGAGGGTTATCATCCAGAAGAGGGGGGATGAATATATGTTGCTAGCTGAAGGCGTTAATCTAAAGGCGATTCTCAAGGTAAGGGGTGTGGATCCGTATAGAACCTATAGCAACGATATACATGAGATAGAGAAGGTGCTTGGTATAGAGGCTGCGAGAACACTGCTTATAAGGGAGATGATGAACGTCCTCATGGAGCAGGGTCTAGATGTTGATATAAGGCATGTAATGCTTGTAGCGGATATAATGACTAGAAATGGAACAGTTAGGCAGATAGGTAGGCATGGGGTAACAGGTGAGAAGGAGAGTGTATTGGCGAGGGCAGCCTTCGAGGTCACTGTGAAGCACTTATTAGATGCTGCAGCAAAGGGTGAGGTGGATGAGCTAGCTGGGGTTGCTGAGAACATAATAGTTGGCCAGCCAATCCATGTTGGAACAGGCAAGGTTAACATATATATGAGACCATATATTATACCAAGAGGTGGAGGAGGTCAGTAG
- a CDS encoding 50S ribosomal protein L30e, translated as MSSQPVAVDNLIKSLVRGGKVVIGYRRSVKLLKIGGLKAVVVAEGSPKAIVSDIKYYARLGNIPVIIYRGSSMDLGTLIGRPHPVTVIGVIDPGNISMEVIDSMAEKNL; from the coding sequence GTGTCGAGCCAGCCAGTTGCTGTGGATAACCTTATAAAGAGCCTTGTTAGAGGGGGTAAGGTGGTTATAGGATATAGGAGATCTGTTAAGCTTCTAAAGATAGGCGGGTTAAAGGCCGTGGTCGTTGCTGAGGGCTCTCCCAAGGCTATAGTATCTGATATTAAATACTATGCTAGGCTTGGCAACATACCTGTGATTATATATAGAGGCTCTAGCATGGATCTCGGAACCCTGATAGGTAGGCCCCACCCTGTAACCGTGATAGGGGTTATAGATCCTGGGAATATAAGCATGGAAGTAATAGATTCTATGGCGGAGAAGAATCTATAG
- a CDS encoding NusA-like transcription termination signal-binding factor, with translation MSEIRLSLEEMRYISLVQDLTGATIRDCIIDEENDTLIFIVKEGEAGLAIGKNGSNVKKIKMILKKNIEIVEYSNEFDQFVRNIFAPARIASIKKVEYPGGKTVLYVNVHPQDKGIAIGKGGRNVHKARLILKRYYNIDNVIIT, from the coding sequence CTGTCTGAGATAAGGCTAAGTCTAGAGGAGATGAGGTATATCTCCCTTGTCCAGGATCTCACAGGAGCAACTATAAGAGACTGCATAATAGATGAGGAGAACGACACCCTGATATTCATAGTAAAGGAAGGTGAAGCCGGTCTAGCTATAGGTAAGAATGGGAGTAATGTGAAGAAGATCAAGATGATCCTTAAAAAGAATATCGAGATAGTGGAGTATTCAAACGAGTTCGACCAGTTTGTGAGAAATATATTCGCACCAGCAAGGATAGCATCTATAAAGAAGGTGGAGTATCCAGGAGGAAAAACAGTGTTATATGTAAATGTCCATCCACAGGATAAGGGGATAGCTATAGGAAAGGGGGGTAGAAATGTGCATAAAGCAAGGCTTATCCTTAAGAGATACTATAACATAGATAATGTGATTATAACCTAG
- a CDS encoding DUF371 domain-containing protein, which translates to MQIYREAYIDIINAKGHRNVRATHRTTFEITREDHLTPRGDCIIAVSADKALRDLDPEVKMGIKKGWPVAVVISAGDLWDYSIGWGDPRLVLSDPTRIVVRRSTYISQNTLMIRASKAAADLDRRLVDRLKRGVDVYILLATSPDLNRLLEVLGERGFHARL; encoded by the coding sequence ATGCAGATCTACAGAGAAGCATATATAGATATAATCAATGCTAAGGGCCATAGGAATGTGAGGGCCACACATAGAACCACCTTCGAGATCACCAGGGAGGATCACCTAACCCCTAGGGGAGACTGCATCATAGCTGTTTCAGCTGATAAAGCGCTCAGAGATCTAGATCCAGAGGTTAAAATGGGTATTAAAAAGGGCTGGCCTGTTGCGGTGGTAATATCAGCAGGGGATCTATGGGATTACTCAATAGGATGGGGAGATCCTAGGCTAGTGCTGAGCGACCCAACAAGGATTGTTGTTAGGAGGAGCACCTATATATCACAGAACACCCTTATGATCAGGGCTAGCAAGGCTGCTGCAGATCTCGATAGAAGGCTTGTTGATAGGCTTAAAAGGGGCGTTGATGTCTATATACTCCTAGCTACATCGCCTGATCTCAATAGATTGCTAGAGGTTCTCGGGGAAAGGGGTTTTCATGCTAGGTTATAA